The Eupeodes corollae unplaced genomic scaffold, idEupCoro1.1 scaffold_191, whole genome shotgun sequence genome includes a region encoding these proteins:
- the LOC129953468 gene encoding uncharacterized protein LOC129953468 isoform X1 — MKFKCNLQDLPPTENGFILPHHGIWKESRSTTKLRVVFDGSSKPVNSTSLNEELLPGPSLQNDLSSVILKWRKFLFVFTSDIEKMFRQIIVHPEETKFQRILWRPDTFSSLQLYELQTVTYGTTCAPYLSIKVLQQLANDEADNFPKGAEVLKNDIYVDDIISGADDISSAKTIQKQLKELLSSGGFNLRKWTSNCPELLSDLQPEDCEFSFNLDDSNSSVKALGLFWNPKYDYFFFKISLPMCNIFTKRTLLSDASKLFDPLGLLAPTTILAKIYFQQLWLEGIGWDDPLPHKLSSEWEQYRNNLSFLQTIKIPRWLGTISSSSIEIHGFSDASNNAYSAVLYCRTHRPNGQIFVNIITAKTKVAPIKQISLPRLELCGAVLLAKLFKKCISATQIETYNLESYFWTDSTIVLSWIHALPIRWKTFVANRVSEIQEIANVNQWFHVSSEDNPADCASRGVQPQDLENHELWWNGPRWLSCSKVDWPSQDASRFFTDLEQKTKIFACTNVIIQFSTNLLSRFSSLNRLLRVTSYILRLRPKRLRIFSGYLKAIEIQTSLKHLITLSQSLSFPNEIKSLTTKKEISFKSKILNLHPFVDKNNQLRVGGRLRFANIDDDSKYPLILSGSCNLSKLLVADAHLKTLHGGQQLIMSYIRTKYWITNLRNVAKAEFHACVTCTRFNKMRTTQLMGSLPKVRVNKSRAFRHSGVDYAGPFGLKLSKGRSTKTYKGFICIFICLVTKAIHIELFSDMTSEGFLAAFRRFTARRGGCSHLYSDNGTNFVGANKELIKMNRQFLQILSADVRAQMENEGTSWSFIPPASPHFGGLWEAGVKSFKSKPHLTPDHCAHSPMTLRT, encoded by the exons atgaaatttaaatgtaatctTCAAGATCTTCCTCCAACTGAAAATGGTTTCATACTACCACATCATGGAATATGGAAGGAAAGTAGATCTACAACAAAGTTAAGAGTTGTATTTGATGGATCATCAAAACCAGTCAACTCCACTTCTCTCAATGAAGAGCTTCTTCCCGGTCCATCGTTACAAAACGATCTTTCATCAGTCATTCTGAAATGGCGTAAATTTCTCTTCGTTTTCACATCGGACATTGAGAAAATGTTCCGACAAATCATTGTTCATCCTGAAGAAACAAAGTTCCAGAGGATCCTATGGCGTCCCGATACGTTCAGTTCACTTCAACTGTATGAACTGCAAACAGTTACTTATGGTACAACTTGTGCTCCATATCTTTCAATCAAAGTTCTGCAACAGTTAGCAAATGATGAAGCAGACAATTTTCCTAAAGGagctgaagttttgaaaaacgaCATTTACGTTGACGATATAATTTCTGGTGCTGACGACATCAGTTCAGCAAAGACAATTCAAAAGCAACTCAAGGAGCTTTTAAGTTCCGGAGGGTTTAATCTAAGAAAGTGGACTTCAAATTGTCCAGAACTCCTTTCTGATTTACAACCAGAAGATTGTGAGTTTTCATTCAATCTTGATGATTCAAACTCATCAGTTAAAGCTTTGGGTTTATTTTGGAATCCAAAATATGactatttcttcttcaaaatatcGCTTCCCATGTGtaatattttcacaaaaagaaCATTACTTTCCGATGCATCGAAGCTTTTCGATCCACTTGGCTTACTGGCGCCAACAACAATTCtggctaaaatatattttcagcaACTTTGGCTGGAAGGTATTGGATGGGATGATCCTCTTCCACATAAATTAAGTTCTGAATGGGAACAGTATAGAAATAATCTATCATTCttacaaactataaaaataCCTAGATGGCTAGGTACTATAAGTTCTTCATCTATAGAAATTCATGGCTTTTCTGATGCTTCGAACAATGCATATTCTGCCGTTCTATATTGTAGAACTCATAGACCTAACGGAcagatttttgtcaatattattaCTGCAAAAACTAAAGTTGCAccaattaaacaaatttcattgcCGCGACTAGAGTTGTGCGGTGCAGTTCTCTTGgctaagttgtttaaaaaatgtatatcggCTACTCAAATTGAAACTTATAACTTAGAATCATACTTCTGGACAGATTCTACCATAGTTCTAAGCTGGATTCATGCTTTACCTATTCGTTGGAAAACTTTTGTCGCCAACCGTGTAAGTGAAATTCAAGAAATAGCGAATGTTAATCAATGGTTTCATGTAAGTTCAGAGGACAATCCAGCTGATTGCGCTTCTAGAGGAGTTCAACCTCAAGATTTAGAAAACCATGAACTCTGGTGGAACGGTCCTCGGTGGTTAAGTTGCTCAAAAGTCGATTGGCCCAGTCAAGATGCCTCTCGTTTTTTTACTGATCTTGagcaaaaaacgaaaatatttgCATGTACTAatgtaattattcaattttcCACTAACCTCTTAAGTAGATTCAGTTCACTAAACCGTTTACTACGAGTGACGTCTTATATCCTAAGACTTCGACCTAAAAGGCTGAGAATTTTCAGTGGTTACTTAAAGGCTATAGAAATTCAAACTTCATTAAAACATCTCATAACATTATCTCAATCCTTATCATTTCCTAACGAAATTAAAAGTCTTAcaactaaaaaagaaatttctttcaaaagtaaaattcttaatttacaTCCATTCGTTGATAAAAATAACCAACTTCGTGTTGGAGGTCGACTTCGTTTTGCGAACATAGACGACGATTCAAAATATCCTTTGATTCTATCAGGTTCTTGTAATCTTTCAAAACTTCTTGTTGCTGACGCGCACTTAAAAACCCTACATGGTGGACAACAATTAATTATGTCCTATATTCGAACCAAGTATTGGATAACAAATTTACGAAATGTTGCAAAAGCAGAATTTCATGCTTGTGTTACTTGCACTCGCTTTAACAAAATGCGTACCACGCAACTAATGGGTTCACTTCCCAAAGTAAGAGTGAATAAAAGCAGGGCATTTCGACATAGCGGTGTAGATTATGCTGGTCCTTTCGGCCTTAAGCTTTCCAAAGGTAGATCGACGAAGACCTACAAGggttttatttgcatatttatttGTCTGGTCACAAAAGCGATTCATATCGAGCTTTTCTCAGATATGACTTCCGAAGGTTTTTTGGCTGCATTCCGAAGGTTCACTGCGCGAAGAGGAGGCTGTAGTCACTTATACAGTGACAATGGAACCAACTTTGTGGGAGCCAACAAAGAGCTTATAAAGATGAATCGtcaatttcttcaaattctttCGGCTGACGTCCGTGCCCAGATGGAAAATGAAGGAACTTCCTGGAGTTTTATTCCGCCTGCCTCACCACACTTCGGTGGATTATGGGAGGCAGGAGTAAAATCA TTCAAATCGAAGCCTCACTTAACTCCAGACCACTGTGCCCACTCACCGATGACCCTACGGACTTAA
- the LOC129953468 gene encoding uncharacterized protein LOC129953468 isoform X2 — MKFKCNLQDLPPTENGFILPHHGIWKESRSTTKLRVVFDGSSKPVNSTSLNEELLPGPSLQNDLSSVILKWRKFLFVFTSDIEKMFRQIIVHPEETKFQRILWRPDTFSSLQLYELQTVTYGTTCAPYLSIKVLQQLANDEADNFPKGAEVLKNDIYVDDIISGADDISSAKTIQKQLKELLSSGGFNLRKWTSNCPELLSDLQPEDCEFSFNLDDSNSSVKALGLFWNPKYDYFFFKISLPMCNIFTKRTLLSDASKLFDPLGLLAPTTILAKIYFQQLWLEGIGWDDPLPHKLSSEWEQYRNNLSFLQTIKIPRWLGTISSSSIEIHGFSDASNNAYSAVLYCRTHRPNGQIFVNIITAKTKVAPIKQISLPRLELCGAVLLAKLFKKCISATQIETYNLESYFWTDSTIVLSWIHALPIRWKTFVANRVSEIQEIANVNQWFHVSSEDNPADCASRGVQPQDLENHELWWNGPRWLSCSKVDWPSQDASRFFTDLEQKTKIFACTNVIIQFSTNLLSRFSSLNRLLRVTSYILRLRPKRLRIFSGYLKAIEIQTSLKHLITLSQSLSFPNEIKSLTTKKEISFKSKILNLHPFVDKNNQLRVGGRLRFANIDDDSKYPLILSGSCNLSKLLVADAHLKTLHGGQQLIMSYIRTKYWITNLRNVAKAEFHACVTCTRFNKMRTTQLMGSLPKVRVNKSRAFRHSGVDYAGPFGLKLSKGRSTKTYKGFICIFICLVTKAIHIELFSDMTSEGFLAAFRRFTARRGGCSHLYSDNGTNFVGANKELIKMNRQFLQILSADVRAQMENEGTSWSFIPPASPHFGGLWEAGVKSVNSNRSLT; from the exons atgaaatttaaatgtaatctTCAAGATCTTCCTCCAACTGAAAATGGTTTCATACTACCACATCATGGAATATGGAAGGAAAGTAGATCTACAACAAAGTTAAGAGTTGTATTTGATGGATCATCAAAACCAGTCAACTCCACTTCTCTCAATGAAGAGCTTCTTCCCGGTCCATCGTTACAAAACGATCTTTCATCAGTCATTCTGAAATGGCGTAAATTTCTCTTCGTTTTCACATCGGACATTGAGAAAATGTTCCGACAAATCATTGTTCATCCTGAAGAAACAAAGTTCCAGAGGATCCTATGGCGTCCCGATACGTTCAGTTCACTTCAACTGTATGAACTGCAAACAGTTACTTATGGTACAACTTGTGCTCCATATCTTTCAATCAAAGTTCTGCAACAGTTAGCAAATGATGAAGCAGACAATTTTCCTAAAGGagctgaagttttgaaaaacgaCATTTACGTTGACGATATAATTTCTGGTGCTGACGACATCAGTTCAGCAAAGACAATTCAAAAGCAACTCAAGGAGCTTTTAAGTTCCGGAGGGTTTAATCTAAGAAAGTGGACTTCAAATTGTCCAGAACTCCTTTCTGATTTACAACCAGAAGATTGTGAGTTTTCATTCAATCTTGATGATTCAAACTCATCAGTTAAAGCTTTGGGTTTATTTTGGAATCCAAAATATGactatttcttcttcaaaatatcGCTTCCCATGTGtaatattttcacaaaaagaaCATTACTTTCCGATGCATCGAAGCTTTTCGATCCACTTGGCTTACTGGCGCCAACAACAATTCtggctaaaatatattttcagcaACTTTGGCTGGAAGGTATTGGATGGGATGATCCTCTTCCACATAAATTAAGTTCTGAATGGGAACAGTATAGAAATAATCTATCATTCttacaaactataaaaataCCTAGATGGCTAGGTACTATAAGTTCTTCATCTATAGAAATTCATGGCTTTTCTGATGCTTCGAACAATGCATATTCTGCCGTTCTATATTGTAGAACTCATAGACCTAACGGAcagatttttgtcaatattattaCTGCAAAAACTAAAGTTGCAccaattaaacaaatttcattgcCGCGACTAGAGTTGTGCGGTGCAGTTCTCTTGgctaagttgtttaaaaaatgtatatcggCTACTCAAATTGAAACTTATAACTTAGAATCATACTTCTGGACAGATTCTACCATAGTTCTAAGCTGGATTCATGCTTTACCTATTCGTTGGAAAACTTTTGTCGCCAACCGTGTAAGTGAAATTCAAGAAATAGCGAATGTTAATCAATGGTTTCATGTAAGTTCAGAGGACAATCCAGCTGATTGCGCTTCTAGAGGAGTTCAACCTCAAGATTTAGAAAACCATGAACTCTGGTGGAACGGTCCTCGGTGGTTAAGTTGCTCAAAAGTCGATTGGCCCAGTCAAGATGCCTCTCGTTTTTTTACTGATCTTGagcaaaaaacgaaaatatttgCATGTACTAatgtaattattcaattttcCACTAACCTCTTAAGTAGATTCAGTTCACTAAACCGTTTACTACGAGTGACGTCTTATATCCTAAGACTTCGACCTAAAAGGCTGAGAATTTTCAGTGGTTACTTAAAGGCTATAGAAATTCAAACTTCATTAAAACATCTCATAACATTATCTCAATCCTTATCATTTCCTAACGAAATTAAAAGTCTTAcaactaaaaaagaaatttctttcaaaagtaaaattcttaatttacaTCCATTCGTTGATAAAAATAACCAACTTCGTGTTGGAGGTCGACTTCGTTTTGCGAACATAGACGACGATTCAAAATATCCTTTGATTCTATCAGGTTCTTGTAATCTTTCAAAACTTCTTGTTGCTGACGCGCACTTAAAAACCCTACATGGTGGACAACAATTAATTATGTCCTATATTCGAACCAAGTATTGGATAACAAATTTACGAAATGTTGCAAAAGCAGAATTTCATGCTTGTGTTACTTGCACTCGCTTTAACAAAATGCGTACCACGCAACTAATGGGTTCACTTCCCAAAGTAAGAGTGAATAAAAGCAGGGCATTTCGACATAGCGGTGTAGATTATGCTGGTCCTTTCGGCCTTAAGCTTTCCAAAGGTAGATCGACGAAGACCTACAAGggttttatttgcatatttatttGTCTGGTCACAAAAGCGATTCATATCGAGCTTTTCTCAGATATGACTTCCGAAGGTTTTTTGGCTGCATTCCGAAGGTTCACTGCGCGAAGAGGAGGCTGTAGTCACTTATACAGTGACAATGGAACCAACTTTGTGGGAGCCAACAAAGAGCTTATAAAGATGAATCGtcaatttcttcaaattctttCGGCTGACGTCCGTGCCCAGATGGAAAATGAAGGAACTTCCTGGAGTTTTATTCCGCCTGCCTCACCACACTTCGGTGGATTATGGGAGGCAGGAGTAAAATCAGTTAA TTCAAATCGAAGCCTCACTTAA